From Enterococcus mediterraneensis, the proteins below share one genomic window:
- a CDS encoding transglycosylase domain-containing protein — translation MTRYTNKTEVKIVPQNGKRTQKPFSEKRKGWFYFNISLRVLHALLLVGVSFLIIGTALFAGIGAGYFAYLVEDTPTPTKADLQKSLGDISETSKLTYADNQEIATIRSDLMRTTVKSDQISDLIKKAIISTEDEYFYQHNGVVPKAVVRALLSEAIGFGGGGGSTLTQQLVKQQVLTSETTFKRKANEILLAMEVEKFFSKDEIVTLYLNVSPFGRNNKGQNIAGVQEAAKGIFGKDAKDVNLAQAAFIAGLPQSPIIYSPYDNTGKIKENLSAGLERKDFVLFSMYRNHEISKKEYEEAKKYDLKKDFIKQQEVSASADHGYLYYTVLGKAQSILAKQMATEDKLSTEEYNKEENQQKYLERAQNELVNGGYTVKSTIDKSIYDAMQKAVDDYGYLLDTYNGSPEVGNILMDNRTGKVLGFVGGRDFAENQNNHAFDTKRPAGSSIKPMLVYGPAIDQGLIGTETRISDYPTTWQGGKNSGDDIVNATNKGSKTFQTVREALNESTNIPAYHVYQDLQKNTSADFAYENYLKKMNYTNYPEWSYESAPLGPMDVSTLEQTNGFQTLANGGVYQEGYFIESITDNQGNVVYKHEEKPVQVYSKATASIMNNLMRSVLDAQITTPFKSAVNSLNWDLAKADWIGKTGSSDYYKDSWLVVSTPSITLSSWAGFDDQTIKNDQNAGQRTGTYLANLANRIYMANPDVFGIDQKFTLDNSVHKEKVSKFTGTLPGRATNNNRTFQTPQDTVTSYWAKDNVPEASFKFGIGGTNANYLDYWNKANRSTSTSRSQNN, via the coding sequence ATAACACGGTACACAAATAAAACTGAGGTGAAAATCGTGCCCCAAAATGGTAAAAGAACACAAAAACCTTTTTCTGAAAAGAGAAAAGGTTGGTTTTATTTCAATATTAGTTTACGCGTATTACATGCTTTATTACTAGTCGGTGTTTCTTTTTTGATTATTGGTACTGCCTTGTTTGCAGGTATCGGTGCCGGCTATTTTGCTTACTTAGTAGAGGACACACCTACACCTACCAAAGCGGATTTGCAAAAATCATTGGGGGATATTTCTGAGACTTCAAAGCTGACTTATGCTGATAATCAAGAAATCGCCACGATCCGCTCGGATTTGATGCGGACGACCGTAAAGTCGGATCAGATTTCTGATTTGATCAAAAAAGCCATCATTTCTACCGAAGACGAATATTTTTATCAACATAACGGAGTCGTGCCTAAAGCAGTTGTCCGAGCATTGCTTTCCGAAGCGATCGGTTTTGGCGGAGGCGGCGGATCGACGTTGACTCAACAATTGGTAAAACAGCAAGTCTTAACCAGCGAAACCACCTTTAAACGGAAAGCTAACGAAATCCTATTGGCAATGGAGGTTGAGAAATTTTTCAGTAAAGATGAGATCGTGACCCTTTATTTGAACGTCTCTCCTTTTGGACGCAATAACAAAGGTCAAAATATCGCGGGTGTCCAAGAAGCCGCAAAAGGAATCTTCGGCAAAGACGCCAAAGATGTCAATTTGGCTCAAGCCGCGTTTATTGCAGGATTGCCGCAAAGTCCTATCATTTATAGTCCTTATGACAACACCGGTAAGATCAAAGAAAATCTGTCAGCCGGCTTAGAGCGGAAAGATTTTGTCTTATTCAGTATGTATCGCAATCATGAGATCTCTAAAAAAGAATACGAAGAAGCCAAAAAATATGATCTGAAAAAAGATTTCATCAAACAGCAGGAAGTATCTGCTTCTGCTGATCATGGCTATCTATATTATACTGTTTTAGGGAAAGCACAATCGATCTTAGCCAAACAAATGGCAACAGAAGATAAGCTGTCAACTGAAGAATACAACAAAGAAGAAAATCAACAGAAATATCTGGAACGTGCACAAAATGAATTGGTAAACGGCGGCTACACCGTGAAATCAACGATCGATAAATCTATCTATGACGCGATGCAAAAAGCGGTAGATGATTATGGGTACCTTTTAGATACGTATAACGGCAGTCCAGAAGTCGGGAATATTCTTATGGATAACCGTACCGGTAAAGTCTTAGGTTTTGTGGGCGGTCGTGATTTTGCTGAAAATCAAAACAATCACGCTTTTGATACGAAACGTCCTGCCGGTTCGTCCATCAAACCAATGCTGGTCTACGGACCGGCGATCGATCAAGGTCTGATTGGAACTGAGACCCGGATTTCTGACTACCCTACTACTTGGCAAGGCGGAAAAAATAGCGGTGATGATATCGTAAATGCTACCAACAAAGGCTCCAAAACCTTCCAAACAGTCCGGGAAGCATTGAACGAATCGACGAATATCCCTGCTTATCACGTCTATCAAGATTTACAGAAAAATACCAGTGCTGATTTTGCTTACGAAAATTATTTGAAGAAAATGAATTATACGAACTATCCGGAATGGAGTTATGAATCCGCACCGCTAGGACCGATGGATGTATCCACTCTGGAACAGACCAATGGATTCCAAACATTGGCTAACGGCGGCGTCTATCAAGAAGGCTACTTCATTGAGTCCATCACGGATAATCAAGGCAATGTCGTTTACAAACATGAAGAAAAACCGGTACAAGTCTATTCCAAAGCCACTGCTTCTATCATGAACAATCTGATGCGCAGTGTGTTGGATGCTCAGATCACCACTCCCTTCAAATCTGCGGTCAACAGCCTTAACTGGGACTTGGCAAAAGCCGACTGGATCGGTAAGACAGGTTCTTCTGACTACTATAAAGATTCTTGGCTGGTGGTTTCTACACCGTCGATCACTCTCAGCAGCTGGGCTGGATTTGACGATCAAACCATCAAAAATGATCAAAACGCCGGGCAAAGGACAGGAACGTATCTCGCTAATCTCGCCAATCGGATCTATATGGCGAATCCGGATGTTTTTGGGATCGACCAGAAATTTACGCTGGATAACAGTGTTCATAAAGAAAAAGTCTCCAAATTTACTGGCACTTTACCAGGCAGAGCGACAAATAACAATCGTACATTCCAAACACCGCAAGATACGGTTACTTCTTATTGGGCAAAAGATAATGTTCCTGAAGCAAGCTTTAAATTCGGGATCGGCGGTACTAATGCCAATTATCTAGATTATTGGAACAAAGCTAATCGCAGTACTTCCACTTCAAGATCTCAAAATAATTAG
- the ccpA gene encoding catabolite control protein A, producing MEKQTITIYDVAREANVSMATVSRVVNGNPNVKPATRKKVLEVIDRLDYRPNAVARGLASKKTTTVGVIIPDVSNMYFASLARGIDDVATMYKYNIILANSDGDNQKEVNVLNNLLAKQVDGVIFMGHHITDEIRGEFSRSKTPVVLAGSIDPDEQVGSVNIDYQNATKDAVNTLAKNGNKKIAFISGALIDPINGQNRLNGYKEALEENGLSYNEGLVFEAKYNFKDGLSLVSRIRNSGATAAFVTDDELAIGLLDGLLDEGVKVPEDFEILTSNNSLLTEVARPQLSSITQPLYDIGAVSMRLLTKLMNKEEVEEKTIILPYGIDEKGSTK from the coding sequence ATGGAAAAACAGACAATTACGATTTATGATGTTGCTCGTGAAGCAAATGTGTCTATGGCTACAGTTTCACGTGTCGTAAATGGTAACCCGAATGTAAAACCTGCTACACGCAAGAAAGTCTTAGAAGTGATCGATCGTTTGGATTATCGTCCAAATGCGGTTGCCCGCGGATTAGCAAGCAAAAAAACAACAACTGTCGGCGTGATCATCCCCGATGTAAGCAATATGTATTTCGCTTCATTGGCTCGCGGGATCGATGACGTGGCAACAATGTACAAATACAATATTATTTTGGCAAATTCAGACGGCGACAATCAAAAAGAAGTCAACGTACTGAATAATTTATTGGCAAAACAAGTAGACGGCGTAATCTTCATGGGTCATCATATCACAGATGAGATCCGTGGCGAATTTTCTCGTTCAAAAACACCAGTTGTGTTGGCAGGTTCGATCGATCCTGACGAACAAGTCGGCAGTGTCAATATCGATTATCAAAACGCGACAAAAGACGCAGTCAATACATTAGCGAAAAACGGCAATAAGAAAATCGCGTTTATCAGCGGTGCATTGATCGATCCAATCAACGGTCAAAATCGTTTGAACGGCTATAAAGAAGCCTTGGAAGAAAACGGATTATCTTACAATGAAGGCTTGGTATTCGAAGCAAAATACAACTTCAAAGACGGTTTGTCATTAGTTTCTCGTATCCGCAACAGCGGCGCGACAGCTGCATTTGTCACAGATGACGAATTGGCGATCGGGTTATTAGACGGTTTATTGGATGAAGGCGTGAAAGTTCCTGAAGACTTTGAAATTTTGACCAGCAACAACTCACTGCTGACAGAAGTTGCTCGTCCACAATTATCAAGTATCACTCAACCATTATATGACATCGGTGCTGTATCGATGCGTTTGTTGACAAAATTGATGAATAAAGAAGAAGTTGAAGAAAAAACAATTATTCTTCCTTACGGTATCGATGAAAAAGGTTCAACAAAATAA
- a CDS encoding M24 family metallopeptidase, with product MNQTKIQELRQWMSEQQSDLAYISDPGHIAYFSGYSSDPHERVLALFVPLNKDPFLFTPALEVEDAQNSGWAFDVVGYLDSEDPWKKIAHEITTRYGNPQKISLEKNALTVDRFEKLREYFSADFSTDVTPVIQRLQLIKTKNEINTLLEAGNWADVAFEIGFGAVKEGAKEQEIVAEIEYQLKRRGVSSMSFDTLVLTGDNAASPHGNPGSTAVQAHDLVLFDLGVIWKGYCSDATRTVAFKEPTAFQKEIYQLVLDAQLAATAAVKPGITAGELDAVARKVIEDAGYGEYFNHRLGHGIGTTVHEYPSLVEGNDLVIEEGMCFSLEPGIYIPNKVGVRIEDCVYVTKDGCQPFTTTSKELTIIE from the coding sequence ATGAATCAAACAAAAATACAAGAATTGCGGCAATGGATGTCAGAACAGCAATCGGATCTTGCTTATATCAGCGATCCCGGCCATATCGCCTACTTTTCAGGCTATTCAAGTGATCCTCATGAACGAGTGCTTGCACTTTTTGTCCCATTGAACAAAGATCCCTTTTTATTCACACCCGCTTTGGAAGTCGAAGACGCTCAAAACAGCGGCTGGGCTTTTGATGTAGTCGGTTATCTGGACAGTGAAGATCCTTGGAAAAAAATCGCTCACGAAATCACGACACGCTACGGCAATCCGCAAAAAATCAGTTTGGAAAAAAACGCGTTGACTGTTGATCGTTTTGAAAAGCTGCGGGAATATTTTTCTGCTGATTTTTCTACGGATGTGACACCAGTTATCCAACGGTTGCAGTTGATCAAAACAAAAAATGAGATCAATACCCTGCTGGAAGCTGGAAATTGGGCAGATGTCGCGTTTGAGATTGGATTTGGCGCTGTCAAAGAAGGCGCGAAAGAACAAGAAATCGTAGCTGAGATCGAATACCAATTGAAACGTCGCGGCGTTTCGTCAATGAGTTTTGATACATTGGTCTTGACTGGAGATAACGCAGCCAGTCCTCATGGAAATCCCGGCAGCACTGCTGTTCAAGCCCATGACTTGGTGTTATTCGACTTAGGAGTCATCTGGAAAGGTTATTGCAGCGATGCTACCCGAACTGTCGCTTTCAAAGAACCTACCGCTTTCCAAAAAGAAATCTATCAATTGGTACTAGACGCACAGCTTGCGGCGACAGCTGCGGTAAAACCTGGGATCACCGCTGGAGAATTAGATGCAGTGGCGCGGAAAGTCATTGAAGACGCCGGCTATGGTGAATATTTCAATCACCGTCTAGGACACGGCATCGGCACAACAGTTCATGAATATCCTTCTCTTGTGGAAGGAAATGATCTCGTCATCGAAGAAGGAATGTGTTTCTCTTTAGAACCAGGCATCTATATTCCAAATAAAGTCGGTGTGCGGATCGAAGATTGCGTATATGTCACTAAAGACGGCTGTCAACCGTTCACGACAACAAGCAAAGAATTGACCATTATCGAGTAA
- a CDS encoding YtxH domain-containing protein, protein MSKKGGFLLGAVIGGTAAAIAALLLAPESGKILRTKLAAQKDDLMDKASDYTDYAKEKTGDLSEIAKEKANTLSKQAEEVAGTIKSKAKRSAGDLQDSTEDVAEKFKKHTGDLSERFKKSADELKSDSSSVMDEAKEDAQDIFIDVKDTAGDMKDTIKEGAKEAKPIVEDVKKTTKDAAADTAKEVKDEVKSEKSDWSDKEDTVSDFKKSKEILKDELEKSNPEA, encoded by the coding sequence ATGAGTAAAAAAGGCGGATTTTTATTAGGAGCGGTAATTGGCGGAACGGCAGCGGCGATCGCAGCATTGTTGTTGGCACCAGAATCAGGGAAGATATTACGTACGAAATTAGCGGCACAAAAAGATGATTTGATGGACAAAGCGTCAGATTATACAGATTATGCGAAAGAAAAAACCGGCGATCTGTCAGAAATCGCAAAAGAAAAAGCTAATACCCTTTCTAAGCAAGCCGAAGAAGTAGCTGGCACGATCAAATCAAAAGCAAAACGGTCAGCAGGAGATTTGCAAGATTCGACTGAAGATGTTGCTGAGAAATTCAAAAAACATACTGGCGATCTTTCTGAACGTTTCAAAAAATCAGCAGACGAGTTGAAATCTGACAGCAGTTCTGTGATGGATGAAGCTAAAGAAGATGCTCAAGATATCTTTATCGATGTGAAAGATACTGCTGGTGATATGAAGGATACAATCAAAGAAGGCGCTAAAGAAGCAAAACCAATCGTAGAAGATGTCAAAAAAACCACGAAAGACGCAGCTGCAGACACTGCAAAAGAAGTAAAAGATGAAGTGAAAAGCGAAAAATCTGATTGGTCTGATAAAGAAGATACAGTTTCTGATTTCAAAAAATCAAAAGAAATTTTGAAAGATGAATTGGAAAAAAGCAATCCAGAAGCTTAA
- a CDS encoding DUF948 domain-containing protein, with translation MSGGEIAALIAAIAFAVLVVFIIRLLMQFSKTVDGINQAVEKVNTTVSEANNTIRIVTKDVDVLSSEVEGLLVKTNTLLNDVNGKVATIDPLFTAVADLSESVSDLNRSGKHLVSRVGSVGKTTAQATVAGKVGQTAMKFFKQRNKTNQ, from the coding sequence ATGAGCGGTGGAGAAATTGCTGCCTTGATCGCAGCTATCGCATTTGCTGTGCTGGTTGTGTTTATCATCAGACTGTTGATGCAATTTTCAAAAACAGTTGACGGGATCAACCAAGCAGTAGAAAAAGTCAATACAACAGTATCGGAAGCAAACAACACGATACGAATCGTAACAAAAGATGTAGATGTACTATCAAGCGAAGTCGAGGGGTTGTTAGTAAAAACCAATACTTTACTAAATGACGTCAACGGTAAAGTAGCGACGATCGATCCATTATTTACAGCAGTCGCTGATTTGAGCGAAAGCGTATCAGATCTGAATCGTTCAGGAAAACATCTCGTAAGCAGAGTAGGATCAGTAGGGAAAACGACTGCTCAAGCAACTGTCGCTGGCAAGGTTGGACAAACAGCGATGAAATTTTTCAAACAACGGAATAAAACAAACCAATAA
- the galU gene encoding UTP--glucose-1-phosphate uridylyltransferase GalU, which translates to MKVKKAVIPAAGLGTRFLPATKAMAKEMLPIVDKPTIQFIVEEALKSGIEDILIVTGKAKRPIEDHFDANIELETNLKEKGKTELLKLVEETTDVNLHFIRQSHPRGLGHAVLQARAFVGNEPFIVMLGDDLMEDKIPLTKQLINDYEKTHASTIAVMKVPHEDTSKYGIINPGEEVQSGLYNVKNFVEKPSPDKAPSDLAIIGRYLLTPEIFDILQHQKPGAGNEIQLTDAIDTLNKTQRVFAHEFKGKRFDVGDKFGFMKTSIEYGLKHPEVKDDLRNFIIELGKELSEENPAPKKTK; encoded by the coding sequence ATGAAAGTTAAAAAAGCAGTAATTCCAGCAGCAGGACTAGGTACGCGTTTTCTGCCTGCGACAAAAGCGATGGCCAAAGAAATGTTGCCGATCGTGGATAAACCAACGATTCAATTTATCGTAGAAGAAGCATTGAAATCAGGGATCGAAGATATCTTGATCGTTACTGGAAAAGCAAAGCGCCCAATCGAAGACCACTTTGATGCCAATATCGAATTAGAAACCAATCTAAAAGAAAAAGGCAAAACAGAACTGTTGAAATTGGTAGAAGAAACCACAGATGTCAATCTGCATTTCATTCGTCAATCTCATCCCCGCGGATTAGGTCATGCTGTCTTGCAAGCACGTGCTTTTGTAGGCAATGAACCGTTTATCGTGATGTTGGGAGACGACTTGATGGAAGACAAGATCCCATTGACCAAACAATTGATCAATGATTACGAAAAAACCCATGCTTCAACGATCGCGGTAATGAAAGTCCCTCATGAAGATACATCAAAATATGGGATCATCAATCCTGGAGAAGAAGTACAATCAGGTTTATACAATGTCAAAAACTTTGTAGAAAAACCATCTCCAGATAAAGCACCAAGTGACCTGGCGATCATTGGCCGCTACCTGTTGACTCCGGAGATCTTTGATATTTTACAACATCAAAAACCTGGTGCCGGCAATGAGATCCAATTAACAGATGCCATCGATACATTGAATAAAACGCAACGCGTTTTTGCCCACGAATTCAAAGGCAAACGTTTTGATGTGGGAGATAAATTCGGTTTTATGAAGACCAGCATCGAATACGGCTTGAAACATCCAGAAGTCAAAGATGATCTGCGGAACTTCATTATCGAGTTGGGAAAAGAATTATCTGAAGAAAATCCAGCACCAAAGAAAACAAAATAA
- a CDS encoding NAD(P)H-dependent glycerol-3-phosphate dehydrogenase, whose amino-acid sequence MKQKIAVLGPGSWGTALAQVLSENGHEVKIWGNNPAQIDEINTYHTNRHYLPDIKLPDDIAAVKDIREAIEGADAVLFVVPTKAIRSVAQEFTKYVKNKPVIIHASKGLEQDTHKRISEILIEEIPADKRQAVVVLSGPSHAEEVAVHDITTITAASEDESAAKYVQQLFMNDYFRIYTNDDVIGVETGAALKNIIAIGAGAIHGLGFGDDAKAAIMTRGLAEISRLGVAMGANPLTFIGLSGVGDLIVTCTSVHSRNWRAGNLLGKGHSLDEVLENMGMIVEGVATTKAAMELAQRLNVEMPITETIYRVLYENEDINVAAKNIMLRDGKVENEFSLK is encoded by the coding sequence GTGAAACAAAAAATTGCTGTGCTTGGTCCTGGTTCTTGGGGAACAGCTTTAGCACAAGTCTTATCTGAAAACGGTCATGAAGTTAAAATCTGGGGAAATAATCCTGCACAGATCGACGAGATTAATACGTATCATACCAACCGTCACTATTTGCCGGATATAAAACTTCCCGATGATATCGCAGCTGTTAAAGATATCCGCGAAGCGATCGAAGGCGCAGATGCTGTTCTTTTTGTTGTACCGACAAAAGCGATCCGTTCAGTGGCGCAAGAATTTACAAAATATGTAAAAAATAAACCGGTGATCATCCATGCATCAAAAGGATTGGAACAAGATACTCATAAACGAATCTCAGAGATCCTGATAGAAGAGATCCCAGCGGACAAACGTCAAGCGGTCGTTGTTTTATCCGGACCTAGCCACGCAGAAGAAGTCGCGGTCCACGATATTACGACGATTACAGCAGCCAGCGAAGACGAATCAGCTGCAAAATATGTTCAGCAGTTGTTCATGAATGATTATTTCCGAATCTATACGAATGATGATGTGATCGGCGTTGAAACTGGTGCGGCATTGAAAAATATCATTGCGATCGGTGCCGGTGCGATCCATGGACTAGGTTTCGGCGATGATGCGAAAGCTGCCATCATGACACGAGGATTGGCTGAAATCAGCCGTCTAGGTGTGGCGATGGGGGCCAATCCATTGACCTTTATCGGTTTGAGCGGCGTGGGAGATCTGATCGTTACATGTACCAGTGTCCATTCACGAAATTGGCGGGCCGGTAATCTTTTAGGAAAAGGCCATAGTTTAGATGAAGTGTTAGAAAATATGGGCATGATCGTAGAAGGTGTAGCCACTACCAAAGCAGCAATGGAATTAGCGCAGCGTCTGAATGTAGAAATGCCTATCACAGAAACGATTTATCGTGTTTTATATGAGAATGAAGATATCAACGTAGCTGCTAAAAACATCATGTTGCGAGACGGCAAAGTTGAAAATGAATTTTCATTGAAATAA
- the lgt gene encoding prolipoprotein diacylglyceryl transferase, giving the protein MVGMVNRVAFELFGISIYWYALIIVTGILVAMWLSSREAVRAGLKADDVTDFMLVGLPLALVGARLYYILFDLEPYLQDPIQIFNIRSGGLAIYGGLIAGGIWLFFFCRYKFISVWTFLDIAAPSVILAQAIGRWGNFMNHEAFGGDTTRSFLESLHLPNFIIENMYIDGIYRQPTFLYESMWNLLGFILLILLRKRKNFLKKGEVFLGYLIWYSFGRFFIEGMRTDSLYLFSNIRVSQLLSAVLFIGAWGVLFWRRKKSQKLTYYDRTQGSDQFII; this is encoded by the coding sequence ATGGTAGGAATGGTGAATCGAGTAGCCTTTGAGCTTTTTGGTATCTCGATCTATTGGTATGCGCTGATCATCGTTACAGGTATTTTAGTAGCGATGTGGTTGAGTTCCCGTGAAGCGGTCAGAGCCGGATTAAAGGCTGATGATGTGACGGATTTTATGCTGGTTGGGTTGCCGCTGGCGCTAGTTGGCGCACGGCTGTATTACATCTTATTTGATTTAGAACCCTATTTACAAGATCCGATCCAGATATTCAATATCCGTTCCGGCGGTCTGGCGATTTATGGCGGATTGATCGCCGGCGGTATTTGGCTGTTTTTCTTTTGTCGATATAAATTCATCTCAGTATGGACGTTCTTAGATATTGCTGCTCCAAGTGTTATTTTGGCGCAGGCGATCGGACGCTGGGGCAATTTTATGAATCATGAAGCATTTGGCGGCGATACGACAAGAAGCTTCTTAGAAAGCCTCCATTTGCCTAATTTCATTATAGAAAATATGTATATCGACGGGATCTATCGTCAACCAACGTTTTTATATGAATCTATGTGGAACTTGCTCGGTTTCATCTTGTTGATCCTCTTGCGTAAAAGAAAGAATTTCTTGAAAAAAGGCGAAGTCTTTTTAGGCTATTTGATCTGGTATAGTTTTGGTCGTTTCTTCATTGAGGGGATGCGTACCGACAGCTTATATCTGTTCAGCAATATCCGAGTTTCCCAACTGCTCTCTGCTGTTTTATTCATCGGTGCTTGGGGTGTGCTGTTCTGGCGGCGGAAGAAAAGTCAGAAACTGACCTATTACGACCGCACGCAAGGCAGTGATCAATTCATAATATAA
- the hprK gene encoding HPr(Ser) kinase/phosphatase: MAESVKVNQMVQKLSLEVVSGTEAGLQRAITTSDISRPGLELTGYFNYYSHDRLQLFGSKEITFAQRMMPEERLMVLRRMCSEDTPAFIVSRGLEVPQEMIQACKENDIPVLRSPISTSRLLGEMSTYLSSDLAARTSVHGVLVDVYGLGVLIQGDSGIGKSETALELIKRGHRLIADDRVDVYQQDELTLVGEPPQILQHLIEIRGIGIIDVMNLFGASAVRGSMQVQLSVYLEAWSKEKKYDRLGSADDSIQIAEVDIPQIRIPVKTGRNVAIIIEVAAMNYRAKVMGYDATKTFEDRLSKLIEENSIE, from the coding sequence ATGGCAGAAAGTGTCAAAGTCAACCAGATGGTCCAAAAACTAAGTCTGGAAGTAGTCAGCGGAACTGAAGCTGGCTTGCAACGGGCTATTACAACCAGTGATATTTCAAGACCCGGCCTAGAGCTGACAGGTTATTTTAATTATTATTCACATGATCGGCTACAGCTTTTTGGTAGTAAAGAGATCACGTTTGCACAGCGGATGATGCCGGAAGAACGGCTGATGGTCTTGCGCAGAATGTGCAGTGAAGATACACCGGCATTTATCGTTTCGCGGGGATTGGAAGTACCCCAAGAAATGATCCAAGCTTGTAAAGAAAACGATATCCCTGTTTTACGCTCACCGATCTCTACTTCGCGTCTATTAGGTGAAATGTCGACATATCTGAGCAGCGACCTGGCTGCCCGCACAAGCGTACACGGCGTTTTGGTAGACGTGTATGGGTTAGGCGTGTTGATCCAAGGGGACAGCGGAATCGGTAAAAGTGAAACAGCTCTTGAATTGATCAAACGCGGCCACCGACTGATCGCCGATGATCGTGTAGATGTCTATCAACAAGATGAATTGACATTAGTGGGTGAACCGCCGCAAATCCTGCAGCATTTGATCGAGATCCGCGGAATCGGGATCATTGATGTCATGAACTTATTTGGTGCCAGTGCTGTGCGAGGATCGATGCAAGTCCAGCTGTCAGTTTATCTAGAAGCATGGTCGAAAGAGAAAAAATACGATCGGCTTGGCTCAGCTGACGATTCTATCCAAATCGCTGAAGTAGATATCCCGCAGATCCGTATCCCTGTGAAAACCGGACGGAACGTGGCCATCATTATTGAGGTGGCAGCGATGAACTATCGTGCAAAAGTCATGGGATATGATGCAACAAAAACGTTTGAAGATCGATTGAGCAAATTGATCGAAGAAAACTCGATAGAATGA
- a CDS encoding phage holin family protein, translating into MTYFQRLIVNTLTFISLAVLLPNGMFHVESIWTAIIASFVLSILNGFVKPVLSFLSLPLTFLTLGLFTFVINAAMLKLTSMFVGQTNFGFSGFGAAVLVAVIMSLVNLIVTDHNLRKNQ; encoded by the coding sequence GTGACCTATTTTCAACGTCTGATCGTAAACACGTTGACTTTCATCTCACTAGCTGTTTTACTTCCTAATGGCATGTTCCATGTCGAAAGTATCTGGACAGCGATCATCGCTAGTTTTGTCCTATCGATTTTAAATGGCTTTGTGAAACCTGTTTTGTCGTTTCTATCTTTACCGCTGACATTTTTGACGTTGGGATTATTTACCTTCGTGATCAATGCGGCGATGCTGAAGCTGACCTCGATGTTCGTCGGACAGACGAATTTCGGATTTTCCGGATTTGGGGCCGCGGTACTTGTGGCGGTCATCATGTCTTTAGTCAACTTGATCGTAACAGATCATAATCTAAGAAAAAATCAATAA
- a CDS encoding PspC domain-containing protein: MRKKLTKSTDNVVLTGTLGGIAEYLGIDPTIVRVVYVFLSFVLLASPVILYIVLAVIIPSGRPSNRPYGHNNQYYQSNNYKKGTKSRKEAEKIDDDDWSDF; this comes from the coding sequence ATGAGAAAAAAACTAACAAAATCGACAGATAATGTTGTTTTGACAGGAACTTTGGGTGGTATCGCAGAATACTTAGGCATTGACCCAACGATCGTTCGTGTGGTCTACGTATTTTTAAGTTTTGTTTTGTTAGCAAGTCCGGTCATCTTGTATATCGTGCTGGCAGTGATCATCCCTTCTGGCCGTCCAAGCAACCGTCCTTACGGGCATAACAACCAATACTACCAAAGCAACAATTATAAAAAAGGAACAAAATCAAGAAAAGAAGCGGAAAAAATCGATGATGACGACTGGAGTGATTTCTAG